The Cyprinus carpio isolate SPL01 chromosome A9, ASM1834038v1, whole genome shotgun sequence genome window below encodes:
- the LOC109064423 gene encoding gap junction alpha-3 protein-like has product MGDWSFLGRLLENAQEHSTVIGKVWLTVLFIFRILVLGAAAEEVWGDEQSDFTCNTQQPGCENVCYDEAFPISHIRFWVLQIIFVSTPTLIYLGHVLHIVRMEEKRKEREEELRKASRLQDEKELLYRNGGGGESGGRGGGGGGKKEKLPIRDEHGKIRIRGALLRTYVFNIIFKTLFEVGFILGQYFLYGFQLRPLYKCARWPCPNTVDCFISRPTEKTIFIIFMLVVACVSLLLNLLEIYHLGWKKVKQGMTNEFAPDRESLPNADEAEPVSSRTVPATLSYPPDYTEVAVGGGAFLQPVSVPSTAEFKMDPMREESSPFYISNNNHRLAAEQNWANLATEQQTREMNAASPSPSSSSSHSSDNGRQAKDAAQHGGTPNSPGAGPEEGHVTTTVEMHEPPVIFTDARRLSRASKASSARARPNDLAV; this is encoded by the coding sequence ATGGGTGACTGGAGCTTTCTTGGACGGCTCTTGGAGAATGCACAGGAACACTCGACCGTGATCGGCAAAGTCTGGCTGACAGTACTCTTCATTTTTAGGATTCTGGTGTTGGGAGCGGCAGCCGAGGAGGTCTGGGGCGACGAGCAGTCGGACTTCACCTGCAACACGCAGCAACCTGGTTGCGAGAATGTCTGCTACGACGAGGCCTTCCCCATCTCCCACATCCGCTTCTGGGTGCTCCAAATCATCTTTGTGTCCACACCGACGCTCATTTACCTGGGCCATGTCCTGCACATCGTTCGTATGGAAGAGAAGCGGAAAGAGCGCGAGGAGGAGCTGCGAAAGGCCAGTCGGCTCCAGGATGAGAAAGAACTCCTGTATAGAAATGGAGGGGGAGGGGAGTCTGGTGGACGGGGTGGGGGCGGCGGTGGCAAAAAGGAGAAGCTGCCAATCAGAGACGAGCATGGCAAAATCCGCATTAGAGGGGCCTTGTTGCGCACTTACGTGTTCAACATCATTTTCAAGACCCTGTTTGAAGTGGGGTTCATTTTAGGTCAGTATTTCCTCTATGGTTTCCAGTTGCGGCCACTGTATAAGTGTGCGCGGTGGCCATGCCCCAATACAGTGGACTGCTTCATTTCCCGGCCCACGGAAAAGACCATCTTCATTATATTTATGCTTGTGGTGGCTTGCGTGTCCCTTTTGCTGAATTTGTTAGAAATCTATCACCTCGGATGGAAGAAGGTCAAACAGGGTATGACCAACGAGTTTGCCCCCGACCGCGAGTCGCTGCCCAACGCAGACGAAGCGGAGCCTGTGTCTTCTAGAACTGTGCCTGCCACCCTCAGCTATCCGCCAGACTACACGGAGGTGGCAGTGGGTGGCGGAGCGTTCCTCCAGCCTGTTTCGGTGCCCTCTACGGCCGAGTTCAAGATGGACCCTATGCGCGAGGAGTCCTCGCCGTTCTACATCAGCAACAACAACCACAGGCTGGCTGCCGAGCAGAACTGGGCCAACCTGGCCACCGAGCAGCAGACTCGGGAGATGAACGCCgcctccccctccccttcctcctcctcctctcactcCTCCGATAACGGGCGGCAAGCCAAAGACGCCGCTCAGCACGGCGGCACCCCCAACTCCCCTGGCGCTGGGCCGGAGGAGGGGCATGTGACCACCACGGTGGAGATGCACGAGCCGCCCGTTATTTTCACTGATGCTCGACGACTGAGCAGGGCTAGTAAAGCCAGCAGTGCGAGAGCGAGGCCCAATGATTTGGCGGTGTAG
- the LOC109064422 gene encoding gap junction beta-2 protein-like, with the protein MSWGALYAQLGGVNKHSTSLGKVWLSVLFIFRISILVIAAETVWGDEQSDFTCNTQQPGCKNVCYDHFFPVSHIRLWCLQLIFVSTPALLVAMHVAYHKRNVKKGLLANRGGGVKGDDLENLKKRRLPITGSLWWTYTSSLFFRLLFEAGFMYALYYVYDGFQMARLVKCEQWPCPNKVDCFISRPTEKTIFTIFMVGSSAICIVLNVAELAYLIVKALLRCSARAKRRPAFVHQDNMSTEKAQLQNEKNAKLLSSASDSSSNKTV; encoded by the coding sequence ATGAGCTGGGGAGCACTTTATGCCCAGCTGGGAGGGGTAAATAAACACTCCACTAGCCTGGGAAAGGTCTGGCTGTCTGTCCTCTTCATCTTCCGCATTAGCATCCTTGTAATAGCTGCCGAAACAGTCTGGGGCGATGAGCAGTCCGACTTCACCTGTAACACACAACAGCCCGGCTGCAAAAATGTCTGCTACGACCACTTCTTTCCAGTCTCACACATCCGTTTATGGTGCCTGCAGCTCATCTTTGTGTCTACACCGGCTTTGCTGGTGGCTATGCATGTGGCATATCACAAACGCAATGTAAAAAAAGGACTTTTGGCCAACCGAGGTGGCGGTGTCAAAGGGGATGACCTGGAGAACTTGAAGAAGAGGCGTCTGCCCATCACTGGGTCGCTGTGGTGGACCTACACCTCCAGCCTGTTCTTCCGGCTCCTTTTCGAGGCTGGATTCATGTATGCTCTGTATTACGTCTATGATGGGTTTCAGATGGCTCGTCTTGTGAAGTGTGAGCAGTGGCCCTGTCCCAATAAAGTTGACTGCTTTATCTCACGACCGACAGAGAAGACAATCTTCACCATTTTCATGGTGGGTTCTTCTGCCATTTGCATTGTGCTCAATGTGGCTGAACTGGCCTACCTGATTGTCAAAGCACTGCTGAGGTGCTCAGCCAGAGCCAAACGAAGGCCTGCTTTTGTTCACCAAGATAATATGTCCACAGAAAAGGCGCAGTTACAGAATGAAAAGAACGCAAAGTTGCTGTCATCTGCTTCGGACTCTTCAAGCAATAAGACTGTTTAA